From a single Planctellipticum variicoloris genomic region:
- a CDS encoding PSD1 and planctomycete cytochrome C domain-containing protein, translating into MTWSSRLLMSATMLCANAPAAPALAQTDVEFFEKQIRPVLVENCVACHGPKKQEAGLRLDSAAGFQRGSDSGPILAAGKPDESLLIEAIRYTGDTKMPPRGKLPDQAIAALAEWVKRGAPWPADATGPATLHKPSPRELARSHWAFQPVREPAPPTVQNSSWPSSPIDVFVLAQLEQGGLKASPRADRRTLIRRVTFDLHGLPPTPAEVADFVADEAPEAFDRLVNRLLDSPRYGERWGRYWLDVARYADTRGYVRLKDNPNYPTAWTYRDYVIRAFNEDLPYDEFVVQQLAADQLDLGDDPRPLAALGFLTLGQRFINSQHDIIDDRIDVVTRGLLGLTASCARCHDHKFDPIPTKDYYSLHGVFASSLEPRVPPLLLRPGEEAKYEAYLKELRERSGKLNQFLLDQQRQLEESFRTRAAEYLLTAQREAVQANYLATMFLIDASKDLNPVATQRWGRLLERTRKTHDPVFAPWHALAHLPEDEFAQASAKLIEAWQSKSADGPPVNTVVVAALAARQPQSLADVAVAYAGLLVEAEAKWQKLRTGDPQASALEDPDWEALRQVSEGPESPLRAPLDDLEEFLFVDATLQNRLHDQQRLVDDWVASPGAAPHAPALQDAVVPVTPRVFLRGNSSNPGEAVPRQFLEVLSPVERRPFQRGSGRLELARAIADPQNPLTARVLVNRVWQHHFGTGLVRTPSDFGLRGEPPTHPDLLDFLAARFMSEGWSIKTLHRMILQSSTYQQSSEDRPEGMRLDPENRLLWRMNRQRLDWEALRDSLLQAAGSLDLTPGGPSVPLTTQPFSTRRTVYGLVDRQNLPGEFRTFDFAPPDVSSPQRHQTTVPQQALFFLNSPFLKEQARRLAQRSDLPPHVEAKARIATLYRLLYGREAEPVEVAAGLEYISAPQPESDSGTWFDSWEEYAQVLLLANEFWFVD; encoded by the coding sequence ATGACGTGGAGTTCGCGACTGCTGATGTCGGCGACCATGCTGTGCGCGAACGCGCCGGCAGCGCCCGCCCTAGCGCAGACAGATGTGGAATTCTTCGAGAAACAGATTCGGCCGGTGCTCGTCGAGAATTGCGTGGCCTGTCACGGTCCGAAGAAACAGGAAGCGGGATTACGGCTGGACTCCGCCGCGGGGTTCCAGCGCGGCAGCGACAGCGGACCGATCCTGGCCGCCGGCAAACCGGACGAGAGTCTGCTGATTGAGGCGATCCGCTATACGGGCGACACGAAGATGCCTCCCAGGGGGAAGCTGCCGGATCAGGCGATTGCAGCGCTCGCGGAATGGGTGAAACGGGGCGCCCCGTGGCCAGCGGACGCGACGGGGCCGGCGACTCTACACAAACCGTCGCCGCGCGAACTGGCCAGGAGCCACTGGGCCTTTCAGCCCGTGCGCGAACCGGCGCCGCCCACCGTGCAGAATTCCAGTTGGCCCTCCTCGCCGATTGACGTATTTGTCCTTGCCCAGCTGGAACAGGGAGGACTGAAGGCGAGCCCTCGTGCGGACCGCCGGACGCTGATTCGCCGGGTGACGTTCGATCTGCATGGACTGCCGCCGACACCCGCCGAAGTGGCCGACTTCGTCGCGGACGAAGCACCCGAAGCGTTCGACCGTCTGGTGAACCGGCTGCTGGATTCGCCGCGGTATGGAGAACGCTGGGGTCGGTACTGGCTGGATGTGGCCCGTTACGCAGATACGCGCGGCTATGTCCGGTTAAAGGACAATCCCAACTATCCGACGGCCTGGACGTACCGCGACTACGTCATTCGGGCCTTCAACGAGGATCTGCCGTACGACGAGTTCGTCGTGCAGCAGCTCGCCGCCGACCAGCTCGATCTGGGGGATGATCCCCGGCCGCTGGCGGCGCTGGGGTTTCTGACGCTGGGGCAGCGATTTATCAACAGCCAGCACGACATCATCGACGACCGGATCGACGTCGTCACGCGCGGCCTGCTGGGACTGACGGCGAGCTGCGCCCGCTGCCACGACCACAAGTTCGATCCGATTCCGACGAAAGACTACTACTCGCTGCACGGCGTATTCGCCAGTTCGCTCGAACCGCGCGTGCCGCCGCTGCTGCTGCGGCCGGGCGAAGAGGCGAAGTACGAGGCGTACTTGAAAGAACTGCGCGAGCGGTCGGGCAAACTGAATCAGTTTCTGTTGGACCAGCAGCGGCAGCTCGAAGAGTCGTTTCGAACGCGGGCCGCGGAGTATCTGCTGACGGCGCAGCGGGAAGCCGTTCAGGCAAATTACCTGGCGACGATGTTTCTGATCGACGCCAGCAAGGACCTGAACCCGGTGGCGACTCAGCGCTGGGGCCGGCTGCTGGAACGGACGCGGAAGACCCACGATCCGGTCTTTGCGCCGTGGCATGCGCTGGCACACCTGCCAGAAGACGAGTTCGCGCAGGCATCCGCGAAGCTGATCGAGGCGTGGCAGTCGAAGTCGGCCGATGGTCCTCCCGTCAACACTGTCGTCGTGGCTGCGCTGGCGGCTCGACAACCACAGAGTCTGGCCGATGTGGCAGTGGCTTATGCGGGGTTGCTGGTTGAGGCCGAGGCGAAATGGCAGAAGCTGCGGACCGGCGACCCGCAGGCCAGTGCCTTGGAAGATCCTGACTGGGAAGCCCTGCGGCAGGTTTCGGAGGGGCCGGAGTCGCCATTGCGGGCGCCGCTGGATGACCTGGAAGAGTTCCTCTTTGTGGACGCTACGCTGCAGAACAGGCTGCACGATCAGCAGCGGCTGGTTGATGACTGGGTCGCTTCACCCGGCGCTGCACCGCATGCGCCGGCGCTGCAGGACGCGGTGGTTCCGGTGACGCCCCGCGTGTTTCTGCGGGGGAATTCGAGCAATCCTGGTGAGGCCGTGCCGCGGCAGTTTCTGGAGGTCCTGAGCCCTGTGGAACGGCGGCCTTTCCAGCGGGGGAGCGGTCGACTGGAACTGGCGCGGGCGATCGCCGATCCTCAGAACCCTCTGACGGCGCGGGTGCTGGTCAACCGGGTCTGGCAGCATCATTTCGGAACCGGACTGGTACGGACGCCGAGTGACTTTGGCTTGCGGGGCGAACCGCCGACGCATCCGGACCTGCTGGATTTCCTGGCGGCCCGGTTCATGTCGGAGGGCTGGTCGATCAAGACGCTGCATCGGATGATCCTGCAGTCGTCGACGTATCAGCAGAGCAGCGAGGATCGGCCGGAGGGTATGCGGCTCGATCCGGAGAATCGGCTGCTCTGGCGGATGAACCGTCAACGGCTGGACTGGGAAGCATTGCGGGATTCACTCTTGCAGGCGGCCGGGAGCCTGGACCTGACGCCGGGCGGGCCGTCAGTTCCGCTGACGACGCAGCCGTTTTCGACGCGGCGGACCGTCTACGGACTGGTGGACCGCCAGAATCTGCCGGGAGAGTTCCGCACGTTTGATTTTGCCCCGCCCGATGTCAGCAGTCCGCAACGGCATCAGACGACCGTGCCCCAGCAGGCGCTCTTCTTTCTCAACAGTCCGTTCCTGAAGGAACAGGCCCGGCGGCTGGCGCAACGGAGCGATCTGCCGCCACACGTCGAAGCAAAGGCCAGGATTGCGACGCTGTATCGACTGCTCTACGGGCGGGAGGCGGAACCGGTCGAGGTGGCCGCCGGGCTGGAGTACATTTCTGCACCGCAGCCGGAGAGCGATTCGGGAACCTGGTTTGACTCGTGGGAAGAATATGCCCAGGTGCTGCTGCTGGCGAATGAATTCTGGTTTGTGGACTGA
- a CDS encoding DUF1501 domain-containing protein, giving the protein MPTRREMLARSGVGLGLAGLADLLTERRAAGSESNPLAPRGPQFPATAQRVIHLFMNGGPSHVDTFDPKPLLGKYHGQPLPTTQRTERKTGAAFRSPFRFDRHGASGIEVSELFPHVAGCIDDISVIRSMYADVPNHEPSFLLMNCGEGRQSRPSLGSWVTYGLGTENQNLPGFIAMCPGGYPTVAGQNWRAAFLPGAYQGTYIDTQHTAPEKLIANLRNDFVAPGRQMRQLDLLRELNRRHLERREGDSQLEARIQSFELAWRMQSEATDAFDVSREPESIRAMYGETTYGRQLLIARRLLERGVRFLQVWQRAGQPWDAHDQLEQNHRGLAAECDQPIGALLRDLKQRGMLDSTLVIWGGEFGRTPTLELPTPGVSTTSTGRDHNHYGFSMWLAGGGVKGGYVHGATDEFGWNAVENRVHVHDLHATILRLMGFDHEKLTYRYAGRDFRLTDVHGHVVEELLA; this is encoded by the coding sequence ATGCCGACCCGGCGGGAGATGCTGGCGCGATCGGGCGTCGGGCTTGGTCTCGCGGGGCTGGCCGACCTGCTGACCGAGCGTCGGGCTGCGGGAAGCGAGTCCAATCCGCTGGCGCCGCGCGGGCCTCAGTTTCCCGCGACTGCGCAGCGGGTGATTCATCTCTTCATGAACGGCGGGCCGTCGCACGTCGATACGTTTGATCCGAAGCCGCTGCTCGGCAAGTACCACGGTCAGCCGCTGCCGACCACGCAACGGACTGAGCGGAAGACGGGAGCGGCGTTCCGGTCGCCGTTCCGCTTCGACCGGCACGGGGCGAGCGGCATTGAGGTCAGCGAACTCTTTCCCCACGTGGCGGGGTGTATCGACGACATCAGCGTCATTCGCTCGATGTATGCCGATGTGCCGAATCACGAACCATCGTTCCTGCTGATGAACTGCGGGGAAGGGCGGCAGTCGCGGCCGAGCCTGGGCTCGTGGGTCACGTACGGCTTGGGGACGGAGAATCAGAATCTCCCGGGCTTCATTGCGATGTGTCCGGGCGGCTATCCGACGGTCGCCGGGCAGAACTGGCGGGCGGCGTTTCTGCCGGGAGCATACCAGGGAACCTACATCGATACGCAGCACACGGCGCCCGAAAAGCTGATCGCGAATCTGCGGAACGATTTCGTTGCGCCGGGTCGGCAGATGCGTCAGCTCGATCTGTTGCGGGAACTGAATCGGCGGCACCTGGAGCGGAGGGAGGGGGATTCCCAACTCGAAGCGAGAATTCAGTCGTTCGAGCTGGCCTGGCGGATGCAGAGCGAAGCGACCGACGCGTTCGACGTCAGCCGGGAGCCGGAGTCGATCCGGGCCATGTACGGGGAAACCACGTACGGTCGCCAGTTGCTGATCGCCCGCCGGCTGCTGGAGCGCGGAGTACGGTTCCTGCAGGTGTGGCAGCGGGCGGGACAGCCGTGGGACGCCCACGACCAGCTCGAACAGAATCATCGGGGGCTGGCGGCGGAATGCGACCAGCCGATCGGCGCGCTGTTGCGCGATCTCAAGCAGCGGGGGATGCTCGACAGCACGCTGGTGATCTGGGGTGGGGAGTTCGGCCGGACGCCGACCTTGGAGCTGCCGACGCCGGGCGTGTCGACCACGAGCACCGGGCGCGATCACAACCACTACGGGTTCTCGATGTGGCTGGCGGGCGGGGGCGTGAAGGGGGGCTACGTCCACGGGGCCACGGACGAATTCGGCTGGAATGCCGTCGAGAACCGGGTCCATGTCCACGACCTCCATGCGACGATTCTGCGGCTGATGGGTTTCGATCACGAGAAGCTGACGTATCGCTATGCGGGCCGGGATTTCCGGCTGACCGACGTGCATGGACACGTGGTCGAGGAACTGCTGGCCTGA
- a CDS encoding peptidyl-alpha-hydroxyglycine alpha-amidating lyase family protein, giving the protein MSHTPQNKNTVQVGQGAFQYEALVDWEQQPNGYAWPEATAVAVDAEDLVYVFNRGHQPVMVFGQDGAFLHSWGAGAFARPHGISIGPDGSVYCTDDLDHTVKKFSPRGELLQVLGTSGRPSDTGATSIDYRTIRHAGPPFYFPTNVAFGPAGELYVTDGYGNARVHKFSPEGRLRCSWGEPGDKPGQFHVPHGIAVDRHGMVWVADRENSRIQCFSSGGEFRGQWTEIARPCQVAFDADGNLFVAELGYRAGMWPGTTAPTPDATGGRVSVFDPHGSLLAQWGGGDHPTAPGDFFAPHDICLDSRGNVYVAEVVMSAGGNRGLVPSTCHSLQKFVHIS; this is encoded by the coding sequence ATGAGCCACACTCCGCAGAACAAGAACACGGTCCAGGTCGGACAGGGCGCCTTCCAGTATGAAGCCCTCGTCGACTGGGAGCAGCAGCCGAATGGGTATGCATGGCCGGAAGCGACTGCTGTGGCGGTCGATGCGGAAGACCTGGTGTATGTCTTCAATCGCGGCCACCAGCCGGTGATGGTGTTCGGACAGGACGGCGCGTTTCTGCACTCGTGGGGCGCCGGGGCATTTGCCCGGCCGCACGGGATCTCGATCGGGCCGGATGGATCGGTCTACTGCACCGACGACCTGGACCACACAGTGAAAAAATTCTCGCCGCGAGGGGAGCTGCTGCAGGTGCTGGGGACCAGCGGCCGGCCGTCGGACACCGGAGCCACGAGCATCGACTACCGGACAATCCGGCACGCGGGGCCGCCGTTCTACTTCCCGACGAACGTTGCCTTTGGGCCGGCGGGGGAATTGTATGTGACCGACGGCTACGGCAATGCGCGAGTTCACAAGTTTTCGCCCGAGGGGCGATTGCGTTGCTCGTGGGGCGAGCCGGGGGACAAGCCGGGGCAGTTTCATGTGCCGCACGGGATTGCCGTCGATCGGCACGGGATGGTGTGGGTGGCAGACCGTGAGAACAGCCGGATTCAGTGTTTTTCGTCCGGCGGCGAGTTTCGCGGTCAGTGGACCGAAATTGCCCGGCCATGCCAGGTGGCTTTCGACGCCGACGGCAATCTGTTCGTCGCGGAACTGGGGTATCGGGCGGGGATGTGGCCCGGTACGACGGCCCCGACGCCCGATGCCACCGGCGGACGCGTTTCGGTGTTCGATCCGCACGGTTCGCTGCTGGCTCAGTGGGGGGGCGGAGACCACCCCACCGCGCCCGGCGATTTCTTTGCGCCGCACGACATCTGCCTCGATTCCCGCGGCAATGTTTATGTGGCGGAAGTCGTGATGTCGGCCGGAGGCAACCGGGGCCTGGTGCCGTCGACGTGTCATTCGTTGCAGAAGTTCGTCCACATTTCCTGA
- a CDS encoding zinc-dependent alcohol dehydrogenase has protein sequence MKAWRFYGFGDMRLDDIPVPQVRPGWVLVEPLCVQPSVTEAQLALGIPTLAYDRVKRRLETEAPIQLFGHEFCARIVETGPGVTRFHVGDRIAARAKLPCGNCSLCRSERSNLCRRGPVIGFDQPGCFSELALLPEIALVRVDDRISDSEAACLQSLSDSVASVETASLQMGDSVVIFGQGSMGLECLQIARISGAGLIISVDVRDESCRMSLELGADHALNARTCDPVAVIRELTGGNGADVVFECAGGSPKQGLAGTETLRQAIDAARSGGKVIGVSWFGGPLELNVDLLRERSLRYLFPDISTQAHLEHTVRLVATGRVRLQPTITHVLQGIESVPKSFEITANKGLHQAINPAQVMMRG, from the coding sequence ATGAAAGCCTGGCGGTTTTATGGATTCGGCGACATGCGGCTGGACGACATCCCGGTGCCGCAGGTCCGACCCGGTTGGGTTCTCGTCGAACCGCTTTGCGTACAGCCGAGCGTGACCGAGGCGCAACTGGCGCTGGGAATTCCAACCTTGGCGTATGACCGGGTGAAGCGGCGGCTGGAGACGGAAGCGCCGATCCAGCTCTTCGGGCACGAGTTTTGCGCGCGGATCGTCGAGACGGGGCCGGGGGTGACGCGGTTTCATGTCGGGGACCGGATCGCTGCGCGGGCGAAGCTGCCGTGCGGCAATTGTTCGCTGTGCCGGTCGGAACGGAGCAATCTGTGCCGGCGGGGGCCGGTGATCGGTTTCGATCAGCCCGGCTGTTTCAGCGAACTGGCTTTGTTGCCTGAGATCGCCCTGGTGCGGGTGGATGACCGGATTTCGGACAGCGAGGCGGCTTGCCTGCAGTCTCTCAGTGACAGCGTGGCGTCGGTCGAGACGGCCAGTCTGCAGATGGGGGACAGCGTGGTGATCTTCGGCCAGGGGAGCATGGGGCTGGAGTGCCTGCAGATTGCGAGGATTTCCGGAGCGGGGTTGATTATCAGTGTGGATGTCAGGGACGAATCGTGCCGGATGTCGCTGGAACTCGGGGCCGATCATGCCCTCAATGCCCGGACGTGCGATCCGGTGGCCGTGATTCGCGAACTGACTGGCGGGAACGGGGCTGATGTGGTCTTCGAATGCGCCGGCGGCAGTCCCAAGCAGGGACTGGCCGGGACCGAAACGCTCCGGCAGGCAATCGACGCCGCCCGATCGGGGGGCAAGGTGATCGGAGTCTCGTGGTTCGGCGGCCCGCTGGAACTCAACGTGGACCTGTTGCGCGAACGGAGTTTGCGGTACCTGTTTCCGGACATCAGCACGCAGGCGCACCTGGAGCACACGGTCCGGCTGGTGGCGACGGGGCGTGTCCGGCTCCAGCCGACGATCACGCACGTGCTGCAGGGGATTGAGTCTGTTCCGAAATCGTTCGAGATCACCGCCAACAAGGGGCTCCACCAGGCGATCAACCCGGCGCAGGTGATGATGCGCGGCTGA
- a CDS encoding DUF1501 domain-containing protein: MPATRCPGFRSPALSRRELLATTANGFGSIALAGLLAEQNVAAAEMTRQPHRSSRVKNVIFCFMDGGVSHVDSFDPKPQLDALDGKPFTESKNPTANGNRQWLKSPWTFHQHGESGIPVSSLFPHIARCVDDLAVIRSMKADLPIHSTGVLFLHTGSNNAGRPSLGSWVNYGLGSENRNLPGFVVLSFGVVPCGGLENFSNGFLPASHQATMFQADGLPIDNIHPADNIARIQQTKLALLQSEDAAFSRSLAGNDAVESAIRNYEMAYRMQSLVPDVLDLSRETEATQQLYGIDSKVPSQRLYGIQCLRARRLVESGVRFIEITCPPGASNGTWDQHGDLKNGHQKNALDTDQAIAGLICDLKARGLFDETLIVWAGEFGRTPHSAGRDGRDHHPEGFTVWLAGGGVRGGTIYGATDELGMQAVDHVTTMHDLHATILHLLGLDHERLTYRFAGRDFRLTDVHGHVIHDVLM, from the coding sequence ATGCCCGCCACCCGCTGCCCCGGCTTCCGATCACCGGCCCTGTCCCGTCGTGAGCTGCTCGCCACCACGGCCAATGGCTTCGGCAGTATCGCCCTCGCCGGTCTGCTCGCGGAACAGAATGTCGCCGCCGCCGAAATGACTCGCCAGCCCCATCGCTCGTCGCGCGTCAAGAACGTCATCTTCTGCTTCATGGACGGCGGCGTCTCGCACGTCGACAGCTTCGATCCCAAGCCGCAGCTCGACGCCCTCGACGGCAAACCCTTCACCGAATCGAAGAATCCCACCGCCAACGGCAACCGTCAGTGGCTGAAGAGTCCCTGGACGTTCCACCAGCACGGCGAATCGGGCATCCCGGTCAGCAGCCTCTTCCCGCACATCGCCCGCTGCGTCGATGACCTCGCCGTCATCCGCTCGATGAAAGCCGATCTGCCGATCCACTCGACCGGCGTCCTGTTTCTGCACACCGGCTCCAACAACGCCGGCCGACCCAGCCTAGGCTCGTGGGTCAACTACGGGCTCGGCAGCGAGAACCGCAACCTCCCCGGCTTCGTCGTCCTCAGCTTCGGCGTCGTCCCCTGCGGCGGCCTCGAAAATTTCTCGAACGGCTTTCTCCCCGCCAGTCACCAGGCCACGATGTTTCAGGCCGACGGACTGCCAATCGACAACATCCACCCCGCCGACAACATCGCCCGCATCCAGCAGACCAAGCTGGCCCTGCTGCAGAGCGAAGACGCCGCTTTCTCGCGATCGCTGGCGGGGAACGACGCCGTCGAATCGGCGATCCGCAACTATGAGATGGCGTACCGGATGCAATCGCTGGTGCCGGACGTCCTGGACCTCAGCCGCGAAACCGAAGCCACTCAGCAGCTCTATGGCATCGATTCGAAAGTCCCCTCGCAGCGGCTCTACGGCATTCAGTGTCTCCGCGCCCGACGACTCGTGGAGTCTGGCGTCCGCTTTATCGAGATCACGTGCCCCCCCGGCGCCTCCAACGGCACCTGGGACCAGCACGGCGATCTGAAGAACGGGCATCAGAAAAACGCCCTCGACACCGATCAGGCCATCGCCGGGCTGATCTGCGACCTCAAGGCCCGCGGCCTGTTCGACGAAACGCTGATCGTCTGGGCGGGAGAATTCGGCCGCACGCCCCACTCCGCCGGCCGGGACGGACGCGATCACCATCCCGAAGGTTTCACCGTCTGGCTGGCGGGAGGGGGCGTCCGTGGCGGCACCATCTATGGGGCGACCGACGAGCTCGGCATGCAGGCCGTCGATCATGTGACCACGATGCACGACCTGCACGCCACAATCCTCCACCTGCTGGGACTCGACCACGAACGGCTGACGTACCGCTTCGCCGGCCGCGACTTCCGCCTGACCGACGTCCACGGCCATGTGATTCACGATGTTCTCATGTAG